The stretch of DNA GCCGCCCTGCTGCCGTCCATGCGCCGGGCTGAGGGGCTGCAGGCCCGGCTGATGCTGTTTCCGGGGCAGCACGCGCGCGTGCCGGGCGACGACGAGGGCCGGGGCGTCTCCGTCGCTCCTTCCGCGTCCTGGCGCGACCGGGGCAGGACGGCGGTGTGGCTCGTGCTGCGCCTTGAGGCCGGAGCCGTGGCGGCGTTCTGCACGGTGCAGTTGCTGGGGACCATGCTGGCCCTGCTGGGATCGGCGTCGGAGACTACCGAGGACCCCGGTGTGCTCCTCCCCCTTCCCGCCCCCAACTGGACCAACGCGCTGCTCGCGCCGCTCCCCGTCCTCGCCCTCCTCGCGCTGGCCGTGGTCGCGGGCCGGCTGATGGCCTCGGCCGCCCGGCGTCTGCTCGGCCCCTCCCCCAAGGAGCGCCTCGCCGCCCTGGAGGAGCGCACGGAGCAGCTCCTCGAACGCAACCGCATCGCCCGCGAACTGCACGATTCGATCGGGCACGCGCTGACCGTCGCGGTCGTCCAGGCGGGTGCCGCTCGGGCCGCGGCCGACCCGGAGTTCACCGACCGCGCCCTTGGCGCGATCGAGGAGACGGGCCGGGCCGCCCTGGAGGACCTGGAGCGCGTCCTGCGCGTGCTGCGGGAGGACGGGAAGACCGCGAGCCGCCGCCCCACGCTCGCCGACGCCGGCCAACTCCTGGACTCCGCGCGCGCTTCGGGGGCGAAGGTCGACACCGAAATGACGGGCCCCTTGGAGCAGGTGCCGGGTGCGGTGTCCCGCGAGGCCTATCGCATGCTCCAGGAGGCCCTCACGAACGTGCTGCGCCACTCGGGACCCGTCCCGGTACTGGTGCGGCTCGCGGTCGACGATGCGGCCCTGGAGATCGACGTACGCAACGCTCTGCCCACGGGAGGAGAGGCCACCGGGCGTGGTGGCAGCGGGCTGCGCGGCATCCGGGAGCGGGCCACACTCCTCGGCGGCCGGGCCACCACGGGACCGCGTGAGGGCGAGTGGCAGGTGCACGTCGAGTTGCCCCTCGGGTGATCTACGCTGACCGGATGCCGGTCACAGTCCTCCTCGTCGACGACGAACCCCTCGTACGCGCGGGCCTGCGTGCCGTTCTGGAGGCGCAGCCCGACATCGAGGTGGTCGGCGAGGCGGCCGACGGCGCCGCGGTGATTCCGCTCGTGCGCCAACTGCGGCCGGATGTGGTCGCCATGGACGTCCGGATGCCGCTCCTGGACGGCATCGAGGCCACGCGCGCGGTCCTGCGCACCGTGCAGGAGCCGCCGAAGATCCTGGTCGTGACGACCTTCGAGAACGACGAGTACGTGTACGAGGCGCTGCGCGCGGGTGCCGACGGCTTCCTGCTCAAGCGCGCCCGTCCCGCGGAGATCGTGAACGCCGTCCGTCTGGTCGCGGAGGGCGATTCGCTGCTGTTCCCCGCGGCGGTGCGGCAGCTCGCGGGCGAGTACGGGCGCAGACCCGGCAACGCGGCGGCCAGGGACGTTCTCGACCGGGCCGCGCTCACCGAGCGCGAGGCGGATGTGCTGCGTCTCATGACGCGCGGCCTGTCGAACGCGGAGATCGCGACGGAGCTGATCGTCGGCGCCGAGACGGTCAAGTCGCATGTGAGTTCCCTGCTGGCGAAGCTGGGCGCCCGCGACCGGACGCAGGCGGTCATCGCCGCGTACGAATCCGGTTTCGTGGCACCGGGCTGAGATGACCACTGATCGGCACTCTGTGTCACAGGTGGGCCCGGCACTCGCAGCGGTCGGCCCCGGCGAGTACGATCCGCCCATCATGCGCACGAGCTGGGAGGACGGACGTTGGGGCGGCTGACCGGCGGGGATCCCTCTCTGCTGCGGCGGATCAACTCCGCGGTGGTGCTGCACGCTCTGCGTGCGGC from Streptomyces sp. BA2 encodes:
- a CDS encoding sensor histidine kinase — encoded protein: MPRFLKPLTRAVTYTRWLHLLMGSAVSLMIAFIYPGLSDPAIAEWVLIAVQPIPLVAAAALLPSMRRAEGLQARLMLFPGQHARVPGDDEGRGVSVAPSASWRDRGRTAVWLVLRLEAGAVAAFCTVQLLGTMLALLGSASETTEDPGVLLPLPAPNWTNALLAPLPVLALLALAVVAGRLMASAARRLLGPSPKERLAALEERTEQLLERNRIARELHDSIGHALTVAVVQAGAARAAADPEFTDRALGAIEETGRAALEDLERVLRVLREDGKTASRRPTLADAGQLLDSARASGAKVDTEMTGPLEQVPGAVSREAYRMLQEALTNVLRHSGPVPVLVRLAVDDAALEIDVRNALPTGGEATGRGGSGLRGIRERATLLGGRATTGPREGEWQVHVELPLG
- a CDS encoding response regulator; amino-acid sequence: MPVTVLLVDDEPLVRAGLRAVLEAQPDIEVVGEAADGAAVIPLVRQLRPDVVAMDVRMPLLDGIEATRAVLRTVQEPPKILVVTTFENDEYVYEALRAGADGFLLKRARPAEIVNAVRLVAEGDSLLFPAAVRQLAGEYGRRPGNAAARDVLDRAALTEREADVLRLMTRGLSNAEIATELIVGAETVKSHVSSLLAKLGARDRTQAVIAAYESGFVAPG